The following are encoded together in the Drosophila takahashii strain IR98-3 E-12201 chromosome X, DtakHiC1v2, whole genome shotgun sequence genome:
- the LOC108070125 gene encoding uncharacterized protein, with product MRVVAMVSGGKDSCYNMMQCVAEGHEIVALANLHPKDRDELDSFMYQTVGHMGIEILASAMGLPLYRRETKGKSTQTGKQYVPTDDDEVEDLYSLLETCKHELQVDAVAVGAILSDYQRVRVENVCSRLNLISLAYLWRRDQTELLQEMIDCQVHAIIIKVAALGLVPDRHLGKSLREMQPHLLKMRDKYGLNVCGEGGEYETFTLDCPLFRQRIVVEDIQTIISSADPICPVGYINFTKLTLQPKEAAGASSSGGGGGGSEVVFVKRSLDYISDLNESTYSDLSDPDFSETELELIEKETRLRESLSQSELISRSNSFGRHLAATASSPIPIVTKSASVDEPTGGGGGGGGPPICSASACASMLLTTTATNAADGLSSLASSQSHGGGHGLGSSTAAVCGSLSLAISSLGLSANTCCHPGGGGVGIGVGAPLATTQPPSPLKYEREFRPLANEARAAINAKGWMWLAGIQGSGSEGIEQGMQQALDTLGEMCQAKGYDLQDLCYVTLYVRSIGEYPALNRVYHRAFDFHNPPTRVCVECPLPDGCHVVMEAIAYRQPVAGAISSAEERDREGEETAAALLNGRRNTMHVQGISHWAPANIGPYSQSTRIGDITYISGQIALVPGSMTIIEGGIRPQCKLTLRHISRIAKAMNAHGQLRDVVHGICFVTHPAFIGEARRQWERRTTNAIMDYIVLPALPREALVEWQVWAHTHNDRFDYEETGCSVGDYTISIRRRWNYENNCAAIVCYVSTGLASSTTQLTQLSDDILGNHCRLAQSVSAEHLDEILTYVVNRLLKDYPLAKKQPTNNSGTPPATPTQPGGAGGDQQQPVPAIHLKLFYQVNAAPATDLLLQALHDFRVKCQETAAIVYTVLPACSLHNFSTFLSICGVRHE from the exons ATGCGGGTGGTGGCCATGGTCAGTGGCGGCAAGGACAGCTGCTACAACATGATGCAGTGCGTCGCCGAGGGCCACGAGATCGTCGCGTTGGCCAATCTGCATCCCAAGGACAGAG ACGAACTGGACAGCTTTATGTACCAGACGGTCGGCCACATGGGCATCGAGATTCTGGCCAGCGCCATGGGATTGCCGCTGTACCGGCGCGAAACCAAGGGCAAGAGCACCCAGACCGGCAAGCAGTACGTGCCCACCGATGACGACGAGGTCGAGGATCTATATAGTCTGCTGGAGACATGCAAG CACGAACTTCAGGTGGATGCGGTGGCCGTGGGCGCCATCCTGTCGGACTACCAACGCGTGCGTGTGGAGAACGTGTGCAGCCGCCTGAACCTGATATCCCTGGCCTACCTGTGGAGGAGAGATCAGACTGAATTGCTGCAGGAGATGATCGACTGCCAGGTGCACGCCATCATCATCAAG GTGGCTGCCCTGGGCCTCGTGCCGGATCGACACCTGGGCAAGTCGCTGCGCGAGATGCAGCCGCACCTGCTGAAGATGCGCGACAAGTACGGACTGAATGTGTGCGGCGAGGGCGGCGAGTACGAGACCTTCACGCTGGACTGCCCGCTCTTCCGGCAGCGCATCGTGGTGGAGGACATCCAGACGATCATCAGCAGTGCCGATCCCATCTGCCCGGTGGGCTACATCAACTTCACCAAGCTGACGCTGCAGCCAAAGGAGGCGGCGGGCGCAtccagcagcggcggcggcggcggcggcagcgagGTGGTGTTCGTTAAGCGTTCACTCGACTACATTAGCGATCTGAACGAGTCGACGTACAGCGACCTCAGCGATCCGGACTTCAGCGAAACGGAGCTGGAGCTGATCGAGAAGGAGACGCGGCTGCGCGAGTCGCTCAGCCAGAGCGAGCTGATATCGCGCAGCAACTCCTTTGGCCGCCACCTGgccgccaccgcctcctcgCCGATACCCATTGTCACGAAGAGCGCCAGCGTCGACGAGCCcacaggcggaggaggaggcggaggaggaccGCCGATCTGTTCCGCCTCGGCCTGTGCCTCCATGCTGCTGaccaccaccgccaccaaCGCCGCCGACGGCCTGAGCAGCCTGGCCAGCTCGCAGAGCCACGGCGGTGGCCATGGGCTCGGCAGCAGCACGGCCGCCGTGTGCGGCTCGCTGTCGCTGGCCATCTCCTCGCTTGGGCTCAGCGCCAATACCTGCTGCCAtccgggaggaggaggagttggAATCGGAGTAGGAGCACCTTTGGCCACCACACAGCCGCCCAGTCCGCTGAAGTACGAGCGGGAATTCCGTCCACTAGCCAACGAGGCCAGAGCGGCCATCAATGCCAAGGGCTGGATGTGGCTGGCGGGCATACAGG GCTCCGGTTCGGAGGGCATTGAGCAGGGCATGCAGCAGGCCCTGGACACGCTGGGCGAGATGTGCCAGGCCAAGGGCTACGATCTGCAGGACCTGTGCTACGTCACGCTCTACGTGCGCTCCATCGGCGAGTATCCGGCGCTGAATCGCGTCTACCATCGCGCCTTCGACTTCCACAATCCGCCGACGCGCGTCTGCGTCGAGTGTCCGCTGCCCGACGGCTGCCACGTGGTGATGGAGGCCATTGCCTACCGCCAGCCGGTGGCCGGTGCCATTTCGAGTGCCGAGGAGCGGGACCGCGAGGGCGAGGAGACGGCGGCGGCCCTGCTCAACGGGCGTCGCAACACGATGCATGTGCAGGGCATCTCGCACTGGGCGCCGGCCAACATTGGGCCCTACAGCCAGTCGACCAGG ATTGGCGACATCACGTACATCTCCGGCCAGATCGCCTTGGTGCCCGGCAGCATGACAATTATCGAGGGCGGCATCCGTCCGCAGTGCAAGCTCACGCTGCGCCACATCAGTCGCATTGCCAAGGCGATGAACGCCCACGGTCAGCTGCGGGATGTGGTGCACGGCATCTGCTTTGTGACCCATCCGGCCTTCATTGGGGAGGCACGTCGCCAGTGGGAGCGTCGCACCACCAATGCGATCATGGACTACATTGTGCTGCCGGCGCTGCCGCGAGAGGCGCTCGTGGAATGGCAGGTGTGGGCGCACACCCACAACGATCGTTTCGACT ACGAGGAGACTGGCTGCTCGGTGGGTGACTACACCATCTCGATACGACGTCGCTGGAACTACGAGAACAACTGTGCGGCCATCGTTTGCTACGTATCCACCGGTTTGGCCTCGTCCACCACCCAACTGACCCAGCTGAGCGACGACATCCTGGGCAACCACTGCCGCCTGGCGCAATCGGTTAGTGCCGAGCATCTGGACGAGATTCTCACCTATGTGGTCAATCGCCTGCTGAAGGACTATCCGCTGGCCAAGAAGCAGCCGACGAATAATTCGGGAACACcgccggccacgcccacgcagCCGGGCGGAGCGGGCGGAGATCAGCAGCAGCCTGTGCCGGCGATCCATCTGAAATTGTTCTACCAAGTGAACGCCGCACCGGCCACGGATCTGCTGCTCCAGGCGCTGCACGATTTCCGTGTGAAGTGCCAGGAAACGGCCGCCATTGTCTACACAGTGCTGCCCGCCTGCAGCCTGCACAACTTCAGTACGTTCCTGTCCATTTGCGGAGTGAGGCACGAGTAG